A genome region from Strigops habroptila isolate Jane chromosome 12, bStrHab1.2.pri, whole genome shotgun sequence includes the following:
- the MYOZ3 gene encoding LOW QUALITY PROTEIN: myozenin-3 (The sequence of the model RefSeq protein was modified relative to this genomic sequence to represent the inferred CDS: inserted 2 bases in 2 codons; deleted 1 base in 1 codon; substituted 1 base at 1 genomic stop codon) → MWVHGGLKEAVQVAEGSEEILVPRIHPRSVTGXWHPHPCVSALLHVGVTASSPRAIPDLVSPAPPPFSARNSCCPXSGPWHLVWSPARLGASSRSPXGVLEEQPGPPSTGDHSLASASSPPQQESIFGPQSLGIPWPARQDLSPSHRAAPGAQQQVMAIMRPGPEDEPRLDLGKKVSTAQDLMIEELSLPHNRGSRLFQQRQRRMQRFTFENLSGRRELPGPGGSHRTERGDTEGAANEWTAGEDAGGQQSYHSELHVAASPQGGPPAVPKKTEKVLQMSKILNPDALAPGYSGPLKEVPPEKFNVTAIPKGYRSPWHDVLGDKANAVLGEYQPPMKLSQWDFRSFNRTPAPFDRTQLSDLFFVPAMELDNLSALEVIDHRRNFNRVPQGWVRVLPESDEL, encoded by the exons ATGTGGGTCCATGGGGGGCTGAAGGAAGCGGTACAGGTTGCAGAAGGTTCGGAGGAG ATCCTGGTCCCCAGGATTCATCCCCGCTCTGTGACAGGGTGAtggcatccccatccctgtgtgtCAGCCCTGCTTCATGTCGGGGTGACAGCATCATCCCCAAGGGCCATCCCTGATCT GGTcagccccgctccgcccccTTTCTCAGCCAGAAATAGCTGCTGCC GCTCTGGACCTTGGCATCTGGTCTGGAGCCCAGCACGGCTTGGGGCgagcagcaggagcc ggGGTGTCCTGGAGGAGCAGCCAGGACCACCAAGCACTGGTGACCACAGCTTGGCCTCAGCCTCATCCCCACCACAGCAGGAGAGCATCTTCGGTCCCCAGAGCCTGGGA ATCCCCTGGCCAG CCAGGCAGGATCTGTCCCCCTCGCACAGAGCTGccccaggagcacagcagcaagtGATGGCCATCATGAGACCGGGCCCTGAGGATG AGCCCCGGCTGGACCTGGGCAAGAAGGTGAGCACGGCGCAGGACCTGATGATCGAGGAGCTCTCCCTGCCTCACAACCGTGGGTCCCGGCTCTTCCAGCAGCGCCAGCGGCGGATGCAGCGCTTCACCTTTGAGAACCTCAGCGGCCGCAGGGAG ctcccagggccGGGTGGCTCACACCGCACCGAGAGGGGTGACACGGAGGGAGCAGCAAATGAGTGGACG GCAGGGGAGGATGCCGGGGGCCAGCAGAGTTATCACTCCGAGCTCCACGTGGCAGCATCGCCCCAGGGCGGCCCCCCTGCAGTGCCCAAGAAGACAGAGAAAGTCCTGCAGATGAGTAAAATCCTCAACCCCGACGCTCTGGCCCCAG GGTACTCAGGTCCCCTTAAAGAAGTCCCCCCGGAGAAGTTCAATGTCACCGCTATCCCCAAGGGCTACCGATCCCCATGGCACGACGTCCTCGGTGACAAGGCCAATGCTGTGCTTGGCGAGTACCAGCCGCCCATGAAACTTTCTCAGTGGGACTTCAGGAGCTTCAACAG GACTCCCGCCCCGTTTGACCGAACACAGCTCAGTGACCTGTTCTTTGTGCCTGCCATGGAGCTGGACAACCTGAGTGCTCTGGAGGTGATTGACCACAGGCGCAACTTCAACAGGGTGCCCCAAGGCTGGGTGCGGGTCCTACCGGAGAGCGACGAGCTGTAG